From one Babesia bovis T2Bo chromosome 3, whole genome shotgun sequence genomic stretch:
- a CDS encoding Importin-beta N-terminal domain family protein produces the protein MSVDNILSLEAIHRALEGSLAQEQLLRKQSEEYLFKITTLKGAIPLLLQIITSNHVDATVKLAGAIKLKNLVLSQWREETSICPEDRTALWNSIYDAIISAGANNDAVRRQCFEILRHIVYNAEERNITSLVYRLNADIEQRRNGDILICALRILRKLMYRYEYHTSNLTDEVNDLIDRFFGKLLNVAQDASKAGLDSPEAATCIHMVLKIYYSMGLLTSPTTNTVESTLQSWMALVEFVLDNPLSWNALFAPGTRPMLPYAELPDEDETRLRELPRFKCLKWALHILTKYMSRQIPRKENKNEGKKHFSRFIKDNYAEAFTKKLLFVMQSESTGAAVLTNHAHHKIWTYLKYAVSFPTIYNSAIKPCAPVIVQMLFQTFACNCNDEKEYTEDPESYIQSCADVSFQLLSPRGTAADFIKDACKLRREDFVPIVIAAARDVFSNGKSPVSVIYGVMCLIGHAASSVLQNTKRLSSKSAAKPVSIPQEQLLDGEAFLSTYVLQLLGSPDKWLRMRGAWLCGRVVMTTVVWRDSQNLLKIYSKLVQMLDDGEVIVSVMATSAVLAFFHNNDATLQKTIIEFLPHLLQSLFKLMERIELETVVSTLDEIVDKYSVAILPFGAQITENVCNALWNSISCGGNLSGEVEDMSSDEQILARWSMVQTLTSIVKLAADADAKDMTPNDCDMFAKITRRSAELLVSLYENLDIDRIMDYLDDLALILGYLAKIAKKIVLFLGEEKAAALGVRFDALWKILGLCMKAIGGYHDLDVTDDNEIPAIMAELSVLRDPLRSLLAHAPGGFTFDIAVQITTLCQRGAMSDDKEHAERLMADMFEVTLKSRVCDCILSTAARELTQNVMQEYDAIKNTPMYYKSRIRYVAIILLYSCGEAKPLSSIERRDELIQIVLRAVVGENSKYMKKLYIMCLSALVQVGVTYCAGEYLPQIIEGISLEGGDDSNGDMESNIDDEDFETDSVDYDCISEYSDDDEDDDYYDDEDYDEEDLDDGCSPLDDDTVIQMKRIATEGRSMS, from the exons ATGAGTGTTGATAACATTTTAAGCCTAGAGGCTATACATAGGGCGCTAGAAGGATCTCTAGCGCAGGAACAGTTACTCAGAAAGCAAAGCGAAGAGTACCTATTTAAG ATTACAACTCTTAAAGGAGCTATACCGCTTCTACTACAAATCATAACCTCCAACCATGTAGACGCCACCGTTAAATTAGCGGGAGCAATTAAACTCAAAAATTTAGTATTGTCACAATGGAGAGAGGAAACATCTATCTGTCCGGAAGACAGGACGGCACTGTGGAACAGTATATACGATGCGATCATATCGGCAGGTGCAAATAATGACGCTGTAAGGCGACAGTGCTTCGAAATCCTTCGACACATAGTCTACAATGCCGAAGAACGTAACATCACATCACTTGTATATAGGCTAAACGCAGATATAGAGCAGAGGAGAAATGGAGATATCCTAATTTGCGCCCTCAGGATTCTACGCAAACTAATGTATCGCTACGAGTATCACACATCGAATCTTACAGATGAAGTAAATGACTTAATAGACCGCTTTTTTGGAAAACTTTTAAACGTAGCGCAAGATGCATCGAAGGCAGGGTTAGATTCACCAGAAGCTGCAACCTGCATACACATGGTTCTGAAAATCTACTATTCAATGGGATTACTCACATCACCTACTACGAATACAGTTGAGAGCACTTTACAATCATGGATGGCTCTGGTAGAATTCGTTTTGGATAATCCACTGTCATGGAACGCCTTGTTCGCTCCTGGAACTAGACCTATGCTACCGtacgctgaactaccagACGAAGATGAAACTCGTTTAAGAGAACTTCCAAGGTTCAAGTGTTTGAAATGGGCACTTCACATACttacaaaatatatgtcTAGGCAAATACCAAGGAAGGAAAATAAAAATGAGGGAAAGAAGCACTTTTCACGATTCATAAAAGATAACTACGCAGAAgcttttaccaaaaaacttTTGTTTGTTATGCAATCTGAATCTACAGGAGCAGCGGTACTCACCAACCATGCACATCATAAGATATGGACTTATCTGAAGTACGCAGTCAGCTTCcctacaatatataattcagCCATTAAACCATGCGCACCTGTAATCGTGCAAATGTTGTTCCAGACGTTTGCGTGCAATTGCAATGATGAAAAGGAATACACAGAAGATCCCGAGTCCTATATACAAAGCTGCGCAGATGTAAGCTTCCAATTATTATCACCCAGAGGCACTGCTGCGGACTTTATCAAAGATGCGTGTAAACTTCGTAGAGAAGATTTTGTTCCAATCGTTATAGCTGCGGCAAGAGATGTATTTAGCAATGGTAAATCACCGGTATCCGTTATTTACGGAGTCATGTGTCTAATAGGACACGCGGCTAGCAGCGTACTGCAAAACACAAAACGACTGAGCAGTAAGAGCGCTGCCAAACCAGTGAGTATACCTCAAGAGCAATTGTTGGACGGAGAAGCGTTCTTATCAACATATGTACTGCAGTTGTTAGGATCACCAGACAAATGGCTTCGAATGCGCGGAGCATGGCTTTGTGGACGCGTTGTGATGACGACTGTTGTGTGGAGGGATTCACAAAATTTGCTcaaaatatattccaaGTTGGTACAAATGCTTGATGATGGAGAAGTTATTGTGTCTGTCATGGCTACTAGTGCAGTGCTTGCATTCTTCCATAACAATGACGCTACTCTGCAAAAGACTATTATCGAATTCCTACCACACTTGCTACAAAGCCTTTTCAAACTCATGGAAAGAATTGAGTTAGAAACAGTGGTGTCTACATTAGATGAAATCGTGGATAAGTATTCCGTGGCAATTTTGCCATTCGGTGCCCAAATCACTGAAAACGTCTGCAACGCTCTGTGGAACAGCATCAGCTGTGGAGGCAATTTGAGTGGAGAAGTGGAAGATATGTCAAGCGATGAACAGATTTTAGCTAGGTGGTCAATGGTTCAAACGCTGACCTCGATAGTCAAACTGGCCGCAGATGCAGATGCAAAAGACATGACGCCAAATGACTGTGACATGTTTGCTAAAATTACAAGACGTAGCGCAGAATTACTGGTTTCTCTGTATGAAAACCTAGATATAGACCGTATAATGGATTATTTAGATGATCTTGCTCTGATTCTTGGTTATCTGGCAAAAATTGCGAAAAAGATAGTGCTCTTCCTTGGTGAAGAGAAAGCAGCTGCACTTGGAGTCCGATTCGATGCGCTCTGGAAGATTTTGGGGCTATGTATGAAAGCTATCGGAGGTTATCACGATTTAGATGTCACAGACGATAACGAAATTCCGGCTATCATGGCTGAATTGAGCGTTTTGCGGGACCCTTTAAGGAGTTTACTTGCCCACGCTCCAGGCGGATTTACATTTGATATAGCCGTTCAAATTACTACCCTCTGCCAACGAGGTGCCATGTCCGATGATAAGGAACATGCAGAACGACTCATGGCAGACATGTTTGAAGTAACTCTTAAGAGTCGTGTCTGTGACTGTATACTATCTACAGCTGCTAGGGAATTGACACAAAATGTTATGCAAGAGTACGACGCTATAAAGAATACACCCATGTACTACAAGTCAAGAATTCGATACGTCGCTATAATATTGCTATACAGCTGTGGAGAAGCCAAGCCACTAAGCAGCATAGAGAGACGTGATGAACTAATACAGATTGTACTACGTGCCGTGGTTGGAGAAAACTCcaaatatatgaaaaaactatatatcatgtgcctaaGCGCCCTTGTACAAGTAGGAGTCACATATTGCGCTGGGGAATACTTGCCACAAATTATCGAAGGCATTTCCCTTGAAGGTGGAGATGATTCCAACGGtgatatggaatccaacatAGATGACGAGGATTTTGAAACTGATAGTGTAGACTATGACTGTATCTCCGAATACAGtgatgacgatgaagaCGATGACTATTATGATGATGAGGACTACGATGAAGAAGATCTAGATGACGGTTGTTCACCACTGGACGATGACACTGTCATTCAAATGAAACGTATAGCTACGGAAGGTAGAAGTATGTCCTAA
- a CDS encoding SNARE domain containing protein, which yields MYNRTQQLRNLAEGIKQSNEYTRDCIVIIQDDGMPPSPMGGDDEEGFDPDFKEYMANVQDARKLIASIDDGAKAICALMELSATAVTSEQSAGVSSKLNDLIAQINDSCSKTKSLTTKLQNGKDKGTPTEKRMRNNAYNVCIKHFQNSVKRYQDAQIVFKKAIKERTARQIQLIYPEADPSELEKVMAPGNAHMVLESAARSSIVGNTNLVDAVQNIQSKYNDVLALEDSVEELHQMMVELAGVVSYQGDLIDQVEYNTMKAVEYTEKANVELVKARTIRLRNSKLIMYVTIGLTGVGVIIAVPIILKFT from the exons ATGTATAATAGAACGCAGCAACTGCGAAACCTCGCTGAAGGTATTAAACAGTCGAACGAATATACAAGAGACTGTATCGTAATTATACAAGATGATGGGATGCCGCCGTCTCCGATG GGCGGAGACGATGAGGAGGGATTCGATCCCGATTTTAAAGAGTATATGGCAAATGTGCAAGATGCACGTAAACTAATCGCCTCAATAGACGATGGCGCTAAAGCAATATGTGCCTTAATGGAACTGAGCGCCACGGCGGTTACAAGTGAACAGAGCGCAGGAGTTAGCTCGAAGCTCAACGATCTAATCGCACAGATCAATGATTCGTGTTCAAAAACGAAGAGTTTGACTACGAAACTACAGAATGGAAAGGATAAAGGGACACCTACAGAAAAACGAATGAGAAATAATGCATACAATGTATGTATTAAACATTTCCAAAACTCGGTGAAAAGATACCAAGATGCACAAATCGTATTCAAAAAGGCGATTAAAGAACGAACAGCAAGACAAATTCAACTTATATATCCGGAAGCAGACCCATCGGAACTAGAAAAGGTTATGGCACCGGGAAACGCCCACATGGTCCTCGAAAGCGCAGCACGCTCTTCTATAGTAGGTAACACTAACCTCGTAGATGCCgtacaaaacatacaaTCAAAGTATAATGATGTGTTGGCATTGGAAGATAGTGTAGAAGAATTACATCAAATGATGGTGGAACTTGCCGGTGTTGTGAGCTATCAAGGAGATCTTATTGATCAAGTGGAATACAACACTATGAAAGCTGTCGAATATACAGAAAAGGCGAACGTTGAATTGGTAAAAGCAAGAACCATACGATTGCGCAACAGTAAACTTATCATGTACGTTACTATCGGACTTACAGGAGTTGGTGTCATAATTGCGGTGCCAATTATACTCAAATTCACTTGA
- a CDS encoding WD domain G-beta repeat family protein has product MLLIAGGYEGGLVGLDVPQIDEALGFDSSSIHSEQVTLAFRFLCSQGSIRCLALGSDFLCCGGSDETVQIYGLRHRKKHGDLMLSDGCITAIGAVGSISNGLILVANEHGALDVYSSRHLGHLKQLKGHKAPVTSISIHPNGELALSVSEDFTLRLWDVKTFMCVFYSRLKEPIIGAEWHGDGKTYYILLESQLLIFSLSEDVKPQLYKAEGGQKHTCASWFGTYVAVGCRSGSVVLYPVVPGIPVCSGKLHTKRIKGIVGMSGCIVTVDSDGILVFLKVTDNNGVVFSELFRYGVEMRVNVLICKPD; this is encoded by the exons ATGTTGCTTATTGCTGGCGGTTATGAAGGTGGTTTAGTAGGCCTCGATGTCCCTCAAATTGACGAAGCATTGGGATTTGATTCCTCATCCATTCATTCTGAACAAGTAACTCTGGCCTTCCGATTTCTTTGTTCTCAG GGTTCTATTCGCTGCTTAGCATTGGGCTCTGATTTCTTGTGTTGCGGAGGTTCTGATGAGACAGTCCAGATATATGGATTGCGTCACCGCAAGAAGCATGGTGACCTTATGCTTTCTGATGGTTGCATCACAGCTATAGGTGCCGTGGGTTCCATCTCTAATGGGTTGATTTTGGTTGCCAATGAGCACGGGGCATTGGACGTTTACTCATCACGACATCTCGGCCATTTAAAGCAGTTAAAGGGCCACAAAGCTCCTGTTACTTCTATAAGTATTCACCCTAATGGTGAATTGGCGTTATCGGTATCGGAAGATTTTACATTGCGTCTATGGGACGTAAAAACATTTATGTGCGTTTTTTATTCGCGTTTGAAGGAGCCAATTATTGGTGCGGAGTGGCATGGTGATGGTAAGAcgtattatattttattggAATCGCAattgttgatattttcattgtCTGAGGATGTCAAGCCTCAGCTATACAAGGCTGAGGGTGGCCAAAAGCATACGTGTGCCAGTTGGTTTGGCACTTACGTTGCTGTTGGATGTCGTTCTGGATCTGTGGTATTATATCCAGTTGTACCTGGTATTCCTGTGTGTTCGGGTAAGCTCCACACCAAGCGCATCAAAGGCATTGTTGGTATGTCTGGATGCATTGTAACAGTCGATTCTGATGGAATCTTAGTATTCCTAAAGGTTACAGACAACAATGGAGTTGTATTTTCCGAGTTATTTCGTTACGGCGTAGAGATGCGAGTCAACGTTTTAATTTGCAAGCCTGACTAG
- a CDS encoding AP2 domain family protein: MRCSQSRGSKRAGKTRPIIQDPVQTPAIEDNPVNPAPVKRRRNESQRPPPNMALLPDVPEEDYHSLVRGVYYHHTKLEWRATCRDPFNCSKRSQRTFGVRKYGFYEAKMRAEVAADEWDKHRQLLNILHTITPSNKKRVIENIPYLQFHPYGNYPQYYDYVPQSEAESSTCSHAVPLYSAIANQLMQM, from the coding sequence ATGAGGTGTAGTCAATCTCGCGGCTCCAAGAGGGCCGGTAAAACCAGACCAATAATTCAAGACCCAGTACAAACGCCCGCCATCGAGGACAACCCAGTAAACCCAGCGCCAGTTAAAAGACGCAGAAACGAGAGTCAACGACCACCGCCAAATATGGCACTGCTACCAGATGTGCCAGAAGAAGATTATCATAGTTTAGTAAGAGGTGTCTATTACCACCATACCAAACTCGAATGGCGAGCAACCTGCAGGGACCCTTTTAACTGTTCAAAAAGATCCCAACGCACTTTTGGCGTACGCAAATATGGATTTTATGAAGCAAAGATGAGAGCAGAAGTTGCAGCGGATGAGTGGGATAAACATAGGCAACTGCTTAATATTCTTCATACAATTACACCTTCTAATAAAAAGAGGGTAATTGAAAACATTCCATATCTTCAATTTCATCCATATGGAAATTATCCGCAATACTATGACTATGTACCTCAAAGTGAAGCGGAATCTTCTACTTGCTCACACGCGGTTCCATTGTATTCCGCCATTGCAAATCAATTGATGCAGATGTGA
- a CDS encoding chloroquine resistance transporter family protein, with the protein MKGRLQLSRSESVDLSKYAHTLRGVHPRELDFSDEFYGTSDDSSSPLDFGHCSSNGFWSRTFDFVLRRRLIIACFVYVVMDILTTVYYKRLMDHTGNYVMVTMESLVVYFLILFSFIYVACRHFFPEYMSRPFDPHPLFLMGAFDIVATALSAVGSVNTSGILLVMLGQVGIPLTIIACKVILGRKYHKLHYLSSFFIIAFVCLKELTIPAVSERNDIYSNLLYIIACLPDSIASALRSGQYTSDSFHLVKYQFSAMALQFVLGLPVFAFIMSKRHTQPDLGIFGSIVHDIESGLACLFLGRNTIVDGCSETGFPRCDSCEGSLQIFLIYLLCNMIIRVAYIVIMMEGTVTLVFLLGTLKVPLCSIAFSLPAISGDSATDFEFIDVVCFVGIMVSLFLYGTGTKRLENETATRFSTPLLPDREDFSRVVSIQEPME; encoded by the coding sequence ATGAAGGGACGTTTGCAGCTTAGTCGCTCTGAGAGCGTCGATTTATCTAAATACGCTCATACTTTGCGTGGAGTTCATCCACGTGAGTTGGATTTTTCGGATGAGTTTTACGGGACGTCTGATGATAGCTCATCTCCTCTAGACTTCGGTCATTGTTCTTCTAATGGATTTTGGAGCAGAACATTTGATTTTGTATTACGTCGTCGTTTGATTATCGCATGTTTTGTTTATGTTGTAATGGATATTTTGACGACGGTGTATTACAAGCGTCTAATGGACCATACTGGCAACTACGTGATGGTTACCATGGAGAGTCTGGTGGTATACTTTTTAATATTATTCTCTTTCATTTACGTAGCTTGTCGCCACTTCTTTCCTGAGTATATGTCGCGTCCTTTTGACCCTCATCCGTTATTTTTGATGGGTGCTTTTGATATTGTTGCTACTGCTTTATCTGCAGTTGGGAGCGtgaacaccagtggtataTTATTGGTTATGTTGGGTCAGGTTGGAATACCTTTGACTATTATTGCTTGTAAAGTGATACTGGGTCGTAAATACCACAAGTTGCACTATTTAAGTTCCTTCTTTATCATTGCTTTTGTTTGTTTGAAGGAGCTTACAATCCCTGCAGTGAGTGAGCGTAACGACATATATTCAAACCTTTTGTACATTATTGCTTGTTTGCCTGATTCGATAGCTTCTGCCCTCCGAAGTGGTCAGTACACTTCAGATTCATTTCACTTGGTGAAGTATCAATTCAGTGCTATGGCATTGCAATTTGTGCTTGGTCTACCGGTTTTCGCTTTCATTATGTCCAAGCGCCATACTCAACCTGATTTGGGTATATTCGGCAGCATAGTTCATGATATTGAAAGTGGTCTTGCTTGTTTATTCTTAGGTCGCAATACTATAGTGGACGGTTGCAGCGAGACTGGATTTCCCCGTTGTGATTCATGTGAAGGTTCTTTGCagatatttttgatatatttgctTTGCAACATGATAATCCGTGTGGCTTATATTGTGATAATGATGGAGGGTACTGTTACTTTAGTATTTTTACTGGGTACATTAAAGGTGCCTTTATGCTCGATTGCATTTTCACTTCCTGCGATCAGTGGTGACAGTGCTACTGACTTTGAGTTCATTGATGTCGTATGCTTCGTTGGTATTATGGTATCACTGTTTTTATATGGTACTGGTACCAAGCGTTTAGAGAATGAGACTGCAACTCGTTTTTCAACGCCTCTATTACCTGATCGCGAAGACTTTTCTCGCGTGGTTTCAATACAGGAGCCCATGGAGTGA